One Bacteroidota bacterium genomic window carries:
- a CDS encoding thioredoxin domain-containing protein — MTEEKNEEVVYKMSPKMSFVMGVLSGVAFAAIIGLFMMFAMSNDDGGNTTTKTNTNTAAVVNTNTAAPTPVAPVVVDVEVVDGDHIRGDINAPVALIQYSDFECPFSSRVVPTMEQVLEEYDGKVQLIYRHFPLSFHENVQKAAEASECAADQDKFWEMHDLIFANQDNMTIDDLKGYASDLGLNTSTFNDCLDNGDNASKVSEDFTSGAAIGVQGTPATFVNGTMVSGAQPYASFAAAIDAELAK, encoded by the coding sequence ATGACAGAAGAAAAAAATGAAGAAGTAGTCTATAAAATGTCCCCAAAAATGTCTTTTGTAATGGGCGTTTTATCTGGTGTAGCATTTGCTGCAATAATAGGTTTGTTTATGATGTTTGCAATGTCTAATGACGATGGTGGTAATACTACAACCAAAACAAATACTAATACAGCTGCAGTAGTTAATACTAATACAGCTGCTCCTACTCCTGTTGCTCCAGTAGTTGTAGATGTAGAGGTTGTGGATGGTGATCATATTCGAGGTGATATAAATGCACCAGTAGCTCTAATACAGTATTCAGATTTTGAATGCCCGTTTTCTAGTCGAGTGGTACCAACCATGGAACAAGTGTTAGAAGAATATGATGGTAAAGTTCAATTAATATATAGACATTTTCCATTATCATTTCATGAAAATGTACAAAAAGCCGCTGAAGCTTCTGAGTGTGCAGCAGATCAAGATAAATTTTGGGAAATGCATGATCTAATATTTGCTAATCAAGACAATATGACTATTGATGATCTAAAAGGATATGCGTCTGATTTAGGGTTAAATACTAGTACATTTAATGATTGTCTTGATAATGGTGATAATGCTTCAAAGGTTTCTGAAGACTTTACTTCAGGAGCTGCTATCGGAGTACAAGGGACACCAGCTACATTTGTAAATGGAACCATGGTATCAGGTGCTCAGCCTTATGCAAGTTTTGCTGCAGCTAT